GGCCGGGCCGCCGTCCGGGTCCTTGAAGTAGAAGCCGAGTTCGGGGAGCGGTCCGGTGAGGCCGGCCTCATGGGCGCGGGCGGTCAGCCGGGCCAGATCGAGGACGAGCGGCGCGGCGAGGGCCGAGTCGCAGCCCTGCCAGATGGTCTGGAGGATCATCCGCGAGCCGAGGAAGCCCTCGAAGGAGACGTGGTCCCAGGCGGTCTTCCAGTCGCCGAGCGCGGGCACGTTGTCGATGTGCAGCTCACCGTCGGGGAGTTCGCCGAGAGTGTCGGAGAGGACCCGCGCCTTGCCCGCGTTCTTGGCCGCCGCGGCGCCCGGGTCGGCGAGCGCGGCGCCGTCGCCGCCGCCGAGGAGGTTCGTACCGGACCAGCTCCGTACGGCCAGCGCCCGCTGGGCGAACATCGGCGCGAGGACCGACCGCAGCAGCGTCTGCCCGGTCTTGCCGTCGCGCCCCGCGTACGGCAGCCCGGAGCGCTCGGCCCGCTCGCGCAGGCGGGGGTGGTGGAGCCCGGTGGAGGGCGTGAAGTTGACGTACGGGCATCCGGCGCGCAGCGCGGCGGCCGCGTAGAGGGAGCTGGGCGGCAGCGTCCCGGCGTCCTCCGGGGCCGCCTCGGTGGAGGCGACGTTGACGACGACGGCGCGGGCGAGGCCGTGTGTGCGGATGAACTCCGCGAGGTCGGCCGCGAACGCCGCGATCAGCTCCTCCTCGCCACGGCCGTCGCCGGGCTGTGGCCCGCCCGGGCGGACGGCCGCGTCGGCGGCGGCGAGTTCGCCGCGTACGGCAGCGGGCAGCCCGTGCGGCAGCACCCCGTCGGCGGCCAGCGCCTCGGCCCGCTTGGGCAGCGGGGTGGCGGCGGTGTCATGCCCGCCGAAGACGAGGTCGGCGAGCGCGGGCAGGCCGCTGTCCGCGAACGCCGCGGTCTCGGTGACCATTCCGGTCGGCGGCTGAAGCCCCCCGGCGACGGCGGCGCAGCCCGCCACGGCGGTGGTGGCGACGGAACCGCGAGCGCCGATGAGCCAGACCCCCGTACGGGGTGCGTCGCGGAGTGGGGTGATGTCGTCGGGACGGGTGGTCACTGGCTGCCTCCCGGGGGCTGGGCGTGGGTTGCGCAGGTGGTTCGGGGTGGCGCGGATCCGCGTCGATGGCGCCGGTTCGGTCGTGGCGCGGGAGTGGTGTGGTCGGGCGGGCGTGGCCGAGGCCGCCCCGCGCCCGGGAGTCGGGGCCGGGGCGGGGCGGCGGGAGCCGCCGGGCGGGTGACCCGGGGCCGTCCATGTTCCGGCGCTGGACATGGTGGTGGGGGTGGCGGCGGGAGGAGGCGGCGTACTCCTGCCCGCCGCCACGCCGTCCCCACGGCTCCCCTCGGGCCGTCGGGACGGCGGACCGGGGGCCTAGCCGTCGTGGTGGTGCTGGTGGTGGCCGCCGCCCTTCGCCGGCAGGTCCTTGACGCGGATGTTGCGGAAGGAGACCTCGTCCCCCTCCCCGTGGTTCTGGATGCCGACGTAGCCCTGGAGCAGGCTGCGCGCCGGGTCCCGGTTGGTGAAGTCGTTGATCTTCACGCCGTTGAGCCAGATCCGCAGCCGCTCACCCTGGACCCGGATCTCGTAGGTGTTCCACTCCCCCGGCGGGTTCAGCGCCGCGTCCCGCTTGGCGAGGTCCGCGGACTGGAAGCCGTAGACCGAGCCGGTGGTGTGATCGGGGGTGTCGGTGGCGTCGATCTGCACCTCGTAGCCATTGTTGACCGCCGACCAGGGGTCGTCGGAGGCGGGGAAGCCGACGAAGACACCGGAGTTGTCGTCGCCCGCCATCTTCCAGTCCAGCTTGAGCGAGTACGAGCGCAGTTCGCGCGCGTCGTACCAGAGCATCCCCATGCCGCCCGTCGAGCTGAGGGTCCCGGACGCGGTGTCGAGGGTGAAGCCCCCCGGGCCCGCCTGCTTCCAGCCGTCCGTCGAGGTGCCGTCGAAGAGCGGGCGGTAGCCCTGCTCGGGGCGGCAGTCGGCGTGTGCGGCACCGGTGGCGTAGCGGATGCCGCCGAGCAGGTGCTGCCGGAAGGCGGGGTCGGCGTAGGACTCCTTGGTGTGGCCGAACCCGGTGTAGAAGGCACGGCCGCCCCGGTACTCCTGGCACCACGAGATGGGGTGGTCCTCGCCCATCGCGCCGCCCTGGTACGAGGATTCGTCGAGCGTGGCGAGGACCCGCACCCGCTCCCTCGGATTGGTGCGGTAGTTGTACCACTCATCTGTCCGCTCCCACGTCGGCGCCAGATGCGCGGTCGCGGGGTTGGCCCGGTCCTCGACGTCCACGGTGGCCCGCTGGATCGCCGGGTGGGACTGGAAGTACGCCCCGGCCAGGCCCCCGTAGAAGGGCCAGTCGTACTCGGTGTCGGCGGCCGCGTGGACGCCGACGTAGCCGCCGCCCGCCCGCACATAGCCCTCGAACGCGGACTGCTGGGCGGTGTCGAGGACGTCG
This genomic interval from Streptomyces asiaticus contains the following:
- a CDS encoding inositol-3-phosphate synthase; amino-acid sequence: MTTRPDDITPLRDAPRTGVWLIGARGSVATTAVAGCAAVAGGLQPPTGMVTETAAFADSGLPALADLVFGGHDTAATPLPKRAEALAADGVLPHGLPAAVRGELAAADAAVRPGGPQPGDGRGEEELIAAFAADLAEFIRTHGLARAVVVNVASTEAAPEDAGTLPPSSLYAAAALRAGCPYVNFTPSTGLHHPRLRERAERSGLPYAGRDGKTGQTLLRSVLAPMFAQRALAVRSWSGTNLLGGGDGAALADPGAAAAKNAGKARVLSDTLGELPDGELHIDNVPALGDWKTAWDHVSFEGFLGSRMILQTIWQGCDSALAAPLVLDLARLTARAHEAGLTGPLPELGFYFKDPDGGPAALADQYAALIGFAGRLRGRS
- a CDS encoding ThuA domain-containing protein, which codes for MHPHTSSHPRPGSGTASGTRSGTGSGPGSGTRSGTGSGPGSGTRSRRGARLAAVGATLLLALTALPAAASGAAASGAADDDRVLVFSKTAGFRHDSIPDGIAAIKELGAQSGFAVDATEDGAAFTPDNLARYDAVVFLSTTGDVLDTAQQSAFEGYVRAGGGYVGVHAAADTEYDWPFYGGLAGAYFQSHPAIQRATVDVEDRANPATAHLAPTWERTDEWYNYRTNPRERVRVLATLDESSYQGGAMGEDHPISWCQEYRGGRAFYTGFGHTKESYADPAFRQHLLGGIRYATGAAHADCRPEQGYRPLFDGTSTDGWKQAGPGGFTLDTASGTLSSTGGMGMLWYDARELRSYSLKLDWKMAGDDNSGVFVGFPASDDPWSAVNNGYEVQIDATDTPDHTTGSVYGFQSADLAKRDAALNPPGEWNTYEIRVQGERLRIWLNGVKINDFTNRDPARSLLQGYVGIQNHGEGDEVSFRNIRVKDLPAKGGGHHQHHHDG